A region from the Geobacillus vulcani PSS1 genome encodes:
- a CDS encoding DUF1641 domain-containing protein — MAKPITTIQKRQLTEEEKRAEALAKLKAAVGDSEEAVRELLAFIEQLHESGLLEAANALLKAREDVAKIVVGQLNQKPVTTMINHAFALAGLAASLDPEKTAKLLEHIAAGVMEAYEQHSVETKKVGLFDLLKAINDPDINRAIRFFLSALKAIGKQFRNDG; from the coding sequence GTGGCTAAACCGATTACCACCATTCAGAAGCGCCAACTGACCGAGGAAGAAAAACGGGCCGAAGCTTTGGCCAAACTGAAAGCGGCGGTCGGCGACAGCGAAGAGGCGGTCCGCGAGCTCTTGGCGTTCATCGAGCAGCTTCACGAAAGCGGCTTGCTCGAAGCGGCCAACGCCTTGTTGAAAGCGCGGGAAGACGTAGCCAAAATCGTCGTTGGCCAGCTCAATCAAAAACCGGTGACAACGATGATCAACCATGCGTTCGCCCTGGCTGGTCTTGCCGCTTCACTTGATCCGGAGAAAACAGCAAAGCTGCTTGAGCACATCGCCGCCGGCGTGATGGAGGCATACGAACAGCACTCTGTCGAAACAAAAAAAGTCGGGTTGTTTGATTTGCTTAAAGCCATCAATGACCCGGACATCAACCGCGCGATCCGCTTTTTTCTGTCCGCTCTCAAAGCGATCGGCAAACAGTTCAGAAATGACGGCTAA
- a CDS encoding L-lactate MFS transporter produces MKNRWLIALSAVGIHLSIGSVYAWSNFTNPLKQLFGWSDQEVALTFSIAILFLGLSAAFLGHFVEKHGPRKSGLLAAIFFGLGVTGSGLAVALGSKYLLYLFYGVLGGIGLGVGYIAPVSTLVKWFPDRRGLATGLAIMGFGFAAAIASPVMNSLIASVGVQNTFFILGITYFVIMVLSSLYLEKPPEGWLPEGFQEKVKAGKAKPSLDLAQLTANEAVKTRRFWYLWLMLFINVTCGIAVLAVAKPLAVESIGISQAAAAALVGAIGVFNGLGRIGWASASDYIGRPNTYTAFFVLQILIFFLLPNVSIKWLFVVMLTIVYTCYGGGFACIPAYIGDLFGTKQLGAIHGYILTAWAAAGLVGPMFAAYIKDTTGSYEGSLAFFGGLFVIAFIISLLVRIDIRRLRAQHEQIAYVSAAKES; encoded by the coding sequence ATGAAAAACCGTTGGCTCATTGCCCTGTCGGCCGTTGGCATTCATCTTTCGATTGGATCGGTGTATGCATGGAGCAATTTTACCAACCCGCTAAAACAATTGTTTGGTTGGTCGGACCAAGAAGTAGCGCTCACGTTTAGCATCGCGATTTTGTTTTTAGGCTTGTCGGCTGCGTTCCTCGGCCATTTTGTGGAAAAACACGGACCGCGCAAATCGGGACTATTGGCTGCTATCTTCTTTGGCCTCGGGGTGACTGGTTCTGGATTGGCTGTTGCTCTCGGTTCTAAGTATCTTCTGTATCTGTTTTACGGCGTTTTAGGCGGGATCGGGCTTGGCGTCGGGTATATTGCGCCTGTGTCGACACTCGTCAAATGGTTTCCGGACCGGCGCGGGTTGGCTACGGGGCTGGCGATCATGGGGTTCGGGTTCGCGGCGGCCATCGCGAGTCCTGTCATGAACAGCTTGATTGCATCCGTGGGCGTTCAGAATACGTTTTTTATTTTGGGGATTACATACTTTGTCATTATGGTGCTATCTTCGCTTTATTTAGAAAAACCGCCAGAAGGCTGGCTGCCGGAAGGATTTCAGGAAAAAGTGAAGGCCGGAAAAGCGAAACCTTCGCTAGATTTGGCGCAGCTTACGGCCAATGAGGCGGTGAAAACAAGACGGTTTTGGTATTTATGGCTGATGTTGTTTATCAATGTGACATGCGGCATTGCCGTTTTGGCGGTGGCGAAACCGCTGGCAGTGGAAAGCATCGGCATCAGCCAAGCCGCCGCGGCGGCATTAGTTGGCGCCATCGGAGTGTTTAACGGGTTGGGACGCATCGGCTGGGCGTCGGCTTCGGATTATATTGGCCGTCCCAATACGTATACGGCGTTTTTCGTTTTGCAAATTTTGATTTTCTTCCTGTTGCCGAACGTGTCCATCAAATGGTTGTTTGTGGTGATGCTGACGATTGTGTATACGTGCTACGGCGGCGGATTCGCCTGTATTCCGGCGTACATCGGCGATTTGTTTGGAACAAAGCAGCTCGGTGCCATCCATGGTTATATTTTGACCGCTTGGGCCGCGGCTGGCCTCGTCGGACCGATGTTTGCCGCGTATATTAAAGACACGACCGGTTCGTATGAAGGAAGTTTGGCCTTTTTTGGCGGATTGTTTGTCATCGCTTTCATCATCTCGTTGCTTGTGCGCATCGATATTCGCCGATTGCGCGCCCAACATGAACAAATCGCCTATGTTTCGGCGGCCAAGGAAAGTTGA
- a CDS encoding metal-dependent hydrolase, whose product MDTGTHVLMGVALGSLASLDPAIAHDPLLSHAVLIGALAGSQAPDIDTIFKLRNNAKYIRNHRGITHSIPAVVLWPLLIVSIMAAIYPKTDWLRVWLWTFIAVALHVLVDIFNSYGTQALRPFTKKWIALGVIHTFDPVIFGLHLVGVGGLFLGAHPGYTFLVVYVLIAAYYGIRFRQQANIKQLVRASITGVTEIITVPTWRPREWHLAISTCDEFYVARVKRGELIILDRFQKRPLPDHPVMNAAKRDKNIAAFLSFSPVYRWEMNEYDDYYEVRFTDLRYRSKEYYPFVAVVQLDRDLNIVSSYTGWIFSEGKLRKKLELAPNG is encoded by the coding sequence TTGGATACAGGCACACATGTTTTGATGGGGGTGGCGCTCGGCAGTCTTGCTTCACTTGACCCTGCGATCGCCCACGATCCGCTCTTATCCCACGCCGTGTTGATCGGCGCGCTTGCTGGCTCGCAAGCGCCGGATATCGATACGATTTTCAAATTGCGCAACAACGCCAAATATATTCGCAACCATCGCGGCATCACCCATTCGATTCCCGCCGTCGTTCTTTGGCCGCTACTCATCGTCAGCATAATGGCTGCCATCTATCCGAAAACGGATTGGCTTCGTGTTTGGCTTTGGACGTTTATTGCCGTCGCCTTGCACGTGTTGGTTGACATTTTTAACTCTTACGGAACCCAGGCGTTGCGCCCATTTACAAAAAAATGGATCGCCCTTGGCGTGATTCATACGTTTGATCCCGTCATTTTTGGGCTTCATTTGGTTGGCGTCGGCGGCTTGTTTCTCGGCGCCCATCCCGGTTATACGTTTCTTGTCGTCTACGTGCTTATCGCTGCGTATTATGGGATTCGCTTCCGCCAGCAGGCCAACATCAAACAGCTCGTGCGCGCCTCGATCACCGGGGTGACCGAGATCATCACCGTACCGACATGGCGGCCGCGCGAATGGCATTTAGCCATTTCAACCTGCGACGAATTTTACGTCGCCCGCGTCAAACGCGGCGAGCTCATCATCCTTGACCGCTTCCAAAAGCGCCCGCTTCCCGACCATCCGGTGATGAACGCTGCCAAACGCGATAAAAATATCGCCGCTTTCTTATCTTTTTCCCCGGTTTACCGTTGGGAAATGAATGAATACGATGATTACTACGAAGTGCGCTTTACTGATTTACGCTATCGAAGCAAAGAGTATTACCCGTTTGTCGCTGTCGTCCAGCTCGACCGCGACCTCAATATTGTCAGCTCATACACCGGCTGGATTTTCAGTGAAGGCAAACTGCGCAAAAAGCTCGAACTTGCTCCAAACGGCTGA
- the fdhF gene encoding formate dehydrogenase subunit alpha: MEPSMVTLTINGRTYRAKQGMTVLEVVNEHGIGHPQVCYTPELGAIQTCDTCIAEINGTLLRACSTPVADGMVVELGSPRAKAAQKEAMDRLLENHLLYCTVCDNNNGNCKLHNTAEMMQIEHQTYPYRPKVDPSEVDMSHPFYRYDPNQCIACGQCVEACQNLQVNETLSIDWEAERPRVVWDGGVPINESSCVSCGHCVTVCPCNALMEKSMLGEAGFLTGLDKDVLNPMIDFVKEVEPNYTSIFAISEIEAAMREQRIKKTKTVCTFCGVGCSFEVWTKGRKILKIQPVSEAPVNAISTCVKGKFGWDFVNSEERLTKPLIRKGDVFVESTWEEALDLVAEKLGAIKQQYGGNAIGFISSSKISNEENYLMQKLARQVFETNNVDNCSRYCQSPATDGLFRTVGMGGDSGTIHDIASAGLVIIIGANPAEGHPVIATRVKRAHKLFGQKLIVADLRRNEMAERADLFIRPKQGTDQVWLMAVTKYIIDQGWHDEAFIRERVHFFDEFRQLLEKYTLDYAEQVTGVAKADLIRIAEMIHEADGTCVLWGMGVTQNTGGSDTSAAISNLLLATGNYGRPGTGAFPLRGHNNVQGACDMGSLPAWLPGYQHVTDDEARAKFEKAYGVRIDAKPGLDNIQMLEAAERGELKAMYIVGEDMALVDCNANHVQETLAKLDFVVVQDIFLSKTAQFADVILPAAPSLEKEGTFTNTERRIQRFYQALEPLGDSKPDWWIIQEIAKRLGADWNYAGPKEIMDEIASLAPLYSQAHYDRLEGWNSLCWGSYDGADTPLLYKERFNFPDGKARFALADWVEPVQYPEEYDLLVNNGRLLEHFHEGNLTYKSKGIEHKFPEVFVEVSPELANERGIEDGALVRLISPYGRVNVRVLVTDRVRGNELFLPMHSTANESAINMLTGPQTDHRTNTPAYKQARVRMEVIERSGRTPLPRTNPRFKKRHPQNGVEVERKWRRRDYVPLTEETKGVKIGG; encoded by the coding sequence ATGGAACCATCCATGGTGACATTGACCATCAACGGACGCACGTATCGCGCCAAACAAGGGATGACCGTTTTGGAAGTCGTCAATGAACACGGCATTGGGCATCCGCAAGTTTGTTACACGCCGGAGCTTGGCGCCATTCAAACGTGCGACACATGCATTGCCGAGATCAACGGCACGCTTCTTCGCGCCTGTTCGACGCCGGTTGCGGACGGCATGGTCGTCGAGCTCGGCTCGCCGCGGGCAAAGGCAGCGCAAAAAGAAGCGATGGACCGCCTGTTGGAGAACCATCTCCTCTACTGTACGGTGTGCGACAACAACAACGGCAACTGCAAGCTGCACAACACAGCGGAAATGATGCAAATCGAACATCAAACATATCCGTACCGGCCGAAAGTCGACCCGTCCGAGGTGGACATGTCGCATCCGTTCTACCGCTACGACCCGAACCAATGCATCGCCTGCGGGCAGTGTGTGGAGGCTTGCCAAAACTTGCAAGTAAACGAAACGCTCTCAATTGACTGGGAAGCGGAACGGCCGCGCGTCGTTTGGGATGGCGGCGTGCCGATCAACGAATCGTCATGCGTCAGCTGCGGGCATTGCGTCACCGTCTGCCCGTGCAACGCCTTAATGGAAAAATCGATGCTTGGCGAAGCGGGTTTTCTCACCGGCTTGGACAAAGACGTCCTCAACCCGATGATCGATTTTGTCAAAGAAGTCGAGCCAAACTATACGAGCATTTTCGCCATTTCTGAAATCGAGGCCGCCATGCGCGAACAGCGGATCAAAAAGACGAAAACGGTTTGCACGTTCTGCGGCGTCGGCTGTTCGTTTGAAGTGTGGACGAAAGGGCGCAAGATTTTAAAAATCCAGCCGGTTTCCGAAGCGCCGGTCAACGCGATTTCCACATGCGTCAAAGGAAAATTCGGCTGGGATTTTGTCAACAGCGAAGAGCGCCTGACGAAGCCGCTCATCCGCAAAGGCGACGTGTTCGTCGAGTCGACGTGGGAAGAAGCACTCGATCTAGTGGCTGAAAAGCTTGGCGCCATTAAGCAACAATACGGCGGCAATGCCATTGGCTTTATTTCCTCCTCGAAAATTTCCAACGAGGAAAACTATTTAATGCAAAAGTTGGCGCGGCAAGTATTTGAAACGAACAACGTCGACAACTGTTCGCGCTATTGCCAGTCGCCGGCGACGGACGGCCTGTTCCGCACGGTCGGGATGGGCGGCGATTCCGGCACGATTCATGACATCGCTTCCGCCGGCTTGGTCATCATCATCGGTGCCAACCCCGCGGAAGGGCATCCGGTCATCGCCACCCGCGTCAAGCGGGCGCATAAACTGTTTGGGCAAAAACTGATCGTCGCCGACTTGCGCCGCAATGAAATGGCCGAGCGGGCCGATTTGTTCATCCGTCCGAAACAAGGCACCGACCAAGTATGGCTGATGGCCGTGACCAAATACATCATCGACCAAGGCTGGCACGATGAAGCGTTCATTCGCGAGCGCGTCCATTTCTTTGATGAATTTAGGCAACTGCTTGAAAAATATACGCTTGACTATGCCGAACAAGTCACCGGCGTCGCCAAAGCCGATCTCATCCGCATCGCTGAAATGATTCACGAAGCGGACGGCACGTGTGTCCTCTGGGGCATGGGCGTGACGCAAAACACGGGCGGCAGCGACACATCGGCGGCGATTTCCAACTTGCTGTTGGCAACCGGCAACTACGGCCGTCCGGGGACGGGCGCGTTCCCATTGCGCGGCCATAACAATGTGCAAGGCGCCTGCGACATGGGCTCGCTTCCTGCCTGGCTGCCTGGCTACCAACATGTCACCGATGATGAGGCGCGGGCGAAGTTTGAAAAAGCGTACGGCGTCCGCATCGATGCAAAACCAGGGCTTGACAACATCCAAATGCTTGAAGCGGCCGAGCGCGGCGAGCTGAAAGCGATGTATATCGTCGGCGAAGATATGGCGCTTGTTGACTGCAACGCCAACCACGTGCAAGAGACGTTGGCGAAGCTCGACTTTGTCGTCGTTCAAGACATTTTCTTGTCCAAAACGGCGCAATTTGCTGATGTCATCTTGCCGGCCGCGCCAAGTTTGGAAAAAGAAGGAACATTCACAAACACCGAGCGCCGCATCCAACGGTTTTACCAAGCGCTCGAGCCGCTTGGCGACTCCAAGCCAGACTGGTGGATCATTCAAGAAATTGCCAAACGGCTTGGCGCCGACTGGAATTACGCCGGTCCGAAAGAAATCATGGACGAAATCGCCAGCCTCGCCCCGCTCTATTCGCAGGCGCATTACGACCGGCTCGAGGGCTGGAACAGCTTATGTTGGGGCAGCTATGACGGCGCGGATACCCCGCTTTTGTACAAAGAGCGGTTCAACTTCCCGGATGGCAAAGCCCGCTTTGCGCTGGCCGATTGGGTCGAACCGGTGCAATACCCGGAAGAATACGATTTGCTCGTCAACAACGGCCGGCTGCTTGAACACTTCCATGAAGGGAATTTAACGTATAAATCCAAAGGCATCGAGCACAAATTCCCGGAAGTGTTCGTCGAAGTGTCGCCGGAACTCGCCAACGAGCGCGGCATTGAGGACGGGGCGCTCGTCCGGCTCATCTCGCCGTACGGCCGCGTCAACGTGCGCGTGCTTGTCACCGATCGGGTCAGAGGCAATGAGCTGTTCTTGCCGATGCACTCCACCGCCAATGAAAGCGCCATTAATATGTTAACCGGTCCGCAGACCGACCATCGCACGAACACGCCGGCCTACAAACAAGCGCGCGTGCGCATGGAAGTGATCGAACGATCCGGCAGGACGCCGCTGCCGCGCACAAACCCGCGCTTTAAAAAACGGCATCCGCAAAACGGGGTGGAAGTTGAACGGAAATGGCGGCGCCGCGATTACGTGCCGCTCACCGAGGAAACCAAGGGGGTGAAAATCGGTGGCTAA
- a CDS encoding YpzG family protein produces MGHHRRKKFYDNFYSNPFQQPWANPKHAHSQVNGETQQTLDLIILERQTRKQS; encoded by the coding sequence ATGGGTCACCATCGGCGCAAAAAATTTTATGACAACTTTTACTCCAATCCGTTTCAACAGCCGTGGGCTAATCCAAAACACGCCCACTCCCAAGTAAACGGCGAAACACAACAAACGCTTGACCTCATCATTTTAGAGCGGCAGACGCGCAAGCAGTCGTAG
- a CDS encoding DUF2294 domain-containing protein, with translation MSKKEAAFNDIVRKVRKQLFGKGPERIKTYFVDNLAITILHGNLTPTEKFIARTPEGREMVHAARTKMIQDVYAQHVPDGMEELIGSKLLYLFSDIKVEEDMAVSVFVFEKPIEL, from the coding sequence ATGTCCAAAAAAGAAGCCGCTTTCAACGACATTGTGCGCAAAGTGCGCAAACAGCTGTTTGGCAAAGGGCCGGAACGGATTAAAACGTATTTTGTCGACAATTTGGCGATTACGATTTTGCACGGCAATTTAACGCCGACGGAAAAATTTATCGCCCGCACCCCGGAAGGCCGAGAGATGGTGCACGCGGCGAGAACGAAAATGATTCAAGACGTGTACGCCCAACATGTGCCGGACGGCATGGAAGAGCTCATCGGTTCGAAGCTTCTTTATTTGTTCAGCGACATTAAAGTGGAAGAAGATATGGCCGTGTCCGTATTCGTGTTTGAAAAACCGATTGAATTGTGA
- a CDS encoding YfhH family protein, whose protein sequence is MNKGEQKRYSEMTKEELQQEIAMLTEKARKAEQMGMVNEYAVYERKIAMAKAYMLNPADFHPGEIYEIEGAPGEYFKVRYLKGVFAWGWRLKGNGEEEALPISLLRKPNLP, encoded by the coding sequence ATGAACAAAGGAGAACAAAAACGGTACAGCGAGATGACGAAAGAAGAACTGCAACAAGAAATCGCCATGTTGACGGAAAAAGCGCGCAAGGCGGAGCAGATGGGGATGGTGAACGAATACGCCGTCTACGAGCGGAAAATCGCCATGGCGAAGGCGTATATGCTCAATCCGGCTGATTTTCATCCTGGGGAGATTTATGAAATCGAAGGGGCGCCCGGCGAGTATTTTAAAGTGCGCTATTTAAAAGGAGTGTTTGCCTGGGGATGGCGGTTGAAAGGAAACGGAGAGGAGGAGGCGCTGCCGATTTCGCTGCTGCGCAAGCCGAATTTGCCATAA
- the mutY gene encoding A/G-specific adenine glycosylase, with the protein MTRETERFPAREFQRALLDWFARERRDLPWRKDRDPYKVWVSEVMLQQTRVETVIPYFEQFIERFPTLEALADAEEDEVLKAWEGLGYYSRVRNLHAAVKEVKERYDGKVPDDPDEFSRLKGVGPYTVGAVLSLAYGVPEPAVDGNVMRVLSRLFLVTDDIAKASTRKRFEQLIREIMAYEHPGAFNEALIELGALVCTPRRPSCLLCPVQAYCRAFAEGVAEELPVKTKKTAVKQVPLAVAVLVDDEGRVLIRKRDSSGLLANLWEFPSCETAGADGKNTLEQMVGEQYGLQAELTEAIASFEHAFSHLVWKLTVFPGRLISSKSVKEPLRLVSEDELEAHAFPVSQQRVWREYKKWAGRVRRPD; encoded by the coding sequence ATGACAAGAGAAACAGAGCGATTTCCAGCGCGCGAGTTTCAGCGCGCTTTGCTTGACTGGTTCGCCCGCGAGCGCCGCGACCTGCCGTGGCGGAAAGACCGCGACCCATATAAAGTATGGGTGTCGGAGGTGATGCTGCAGCAGACGCGCGTCGAGACGGTCATTCCGTATTTTGAACAGTTTATCGAGCGGTTCCCGACGCTGGAGGCGCTCGCTGACGCTGAGGAGGACGAGGTGCTGAAGGCGTGGGAAGGGCTCGGCTATTACTCGCGCGTGCGCAATCTGCACGCGGCGGTGAAAGAAGTAAAAGAGCGGTACGACGGCAAAGTGCCGGACGATCCAGATGAATTTTCTAGGCTGAAAGGAGTCGGGCCGTATACGGTCGGGGCGGTGCTGAGCCTCGCCTATGGCGTCCCGGAGCCAGCGGTTGACGGCAACGTCATGCGCGTCTTGTCGCGTCTGTTTCTCGTGACAGACGACATTGCCAAAGCCTCGACGAGAAAACGGTTTGAACAACTGATCCGCGAAATAATGGCGTACGAACATCCGGGGGCATTCAATGAGGCGTTGATCGAGCTTGGCGCCCTTGTTTGCACGCCGCGCCGCCCGTCGTGCCTGCTATGCCCGGTGCAAGCCTACTGCCGGGCGTTCGCCGAAGGGGTAGCGGAAGAGCTGCCGGTAAAAACGAAAAAAACAGCGGTCAAACAAGTGCCGCTCGCGGTGGCGGTGCTGGTCGATGATGAAGGCCGCGTGCTTATCCGCAAGCGCGACAGCTCCGGCTTGCTTGCGAATTTATGGGAATTCCCCAGCTGCGAAACGGCCGGCGCGGATGGAAAAAATACGCTTGAGCAAATGGTTGGGGAGCAATACGGCTTGCAAGCGGAGCTGACAGAAGCGATCGCTTCGTTTGAGCACGCGTTTTCCCATTTAGTCTGGAAGTTGACGGTGTTTCCCGGCCGCCTGATCAGCAGCAAGTCCGTCAAAGAGCCGCTTCGGCTTGTGTCTGAAGATGAGCTTGAAGCGCACGCTTTTCCGGTGTCCCAGCAGCGCGTTTGGCGCGAATACAAAAAATGGGCGGGCCGAGTGCGCCGCCCCGATTAA
- the fdhD gene encoding formate dehydrogenase accessory sulfurtransferase FdhD, which translates to MSGFAAKRRPIVKYRNGRLVEEEDEIALEFPLTIMVNGEEFATIVCTPAHLDELVSGFLAAEGAIRTYSDIKAMTIDGKRGFAYVELAAGGLPAKQFYAKRFIGSCCGKSRQFYFYNDNDMKTAKTIVGGITVKADDCIRLMEALHDQSTDFAATGGLHNAALATPNGMVVVRSDIGRHNALDKLYGYCLRHQVAMKDKLIVFSGRVSSEVLLKAAKMGVSVLLSKSAPTTLALDLADELGITVVGFLRGQAFNVYTHENRIIIG; encoded by the coding sequence GTGAGCGGATTTGCGGCGAAGCGGCGGCCGATTGTGAAATACCGGAACGGGCGCTTGGTTGAGGAAGAGGACGAGATCGCGCTCGAGTTTCCGTTGACCATTATGGTCAACGGCGAGGAGTTTGCGACGATCGTTTGCACGCCCGCGCATCTCGATGAACTGGTGAGCGGATTTTTAGCCGCGGAAGGAGCCATTCGGACGTATAGCGACATCAAAGCGATGACGATCGATGGCAAGCGGGGGTTTGCGTACGTCGAGCTCGCCGCAGGGGGACTGCCGGCCAAACAGTTTTATGCGAAGCGATTCATCGGCTCGTGCTGCGGAAAAAGCCGCCAGTTTTATTTTTACAACGACAACGATATGAAAACGGCGAAAACGATTGTCGGCGGCATTACCGTGAAAGCGGATGACTGCATTCGCCTCATGGAAGCGCTGCACGATCAGTCCACCGACTTTGCGGCGACGGGGGGACTGCACAATGCCGCGCTCGCTACACCGAATGGGATGGTCGTCGTCCGTTCCGACATCGGGCGTCATAATGCGCTTGATAAGTTGTACGGCTATTGCCTGCGCCATCAAGTGGCGATGAAAGACAAGCTGATTGTATTCAGCGGCCGCGTCTCGTCGGAAGTGCTCTTAAAAGCGGCGAAAATGGGCGTGAGCGTCTTGCTCTCGAAGTCGGCGCCGACGACGCTCGCTTTGGATCTCGCCGACGAGCTCGGCATTACCGTGGTCGGCTTTTTGCGCGGACAAGCGTTTAACGTGTATACGCATGAGAATCGGATTATCATTGGATGA
- the fabL gene encoding enoyl-[acyl-carrier-protein] reductase FabL — translation MSGKVAVVTGSSRGIGKAIALRLAKEGYDIVVNYARSKTAAEETAREIEALGRKALVVKANVGDVEKIRAMFAQVDEVFGRVDVLVNNAASGVLRPAMELEETHWNWTMNINSKALLFCAQEAAKRMEQVGGGKIVSISSLGSIRYLENYTAVGVSKAALEALTRYLAVELAPKNIAVNAVSGGAVDTDALKHFPNRDELLADAAANTPAGRPVKPEDLVNAVMFLLSDAAEMIRGQTIIVDGGRSLLL, via the coding sequence ATGAGCGGAAAAGTAGCGGTCGTCACCGGCAGCAGCCGCGGCATCGGCAAAGCGATCGCCTTGCGGCTGGCCAAGGAAGGATACGATATTGTGGTCAACTACGCCCGAAGCAAAACCGCCGCCGAAGAAACGGCGCGTGAAATTGAAGCGCTCGGGAGAAAAGCGCTCGTCGTGAAAGCGAACGTTGGCGACGTTGAGAAAATTCGCGCCATGTTCGCCCAAGTCGATGAGGTGTTTGGGCGGGTCGACGTGCTCGTGAACAATGCCGCCTCCGGCGTGCTGCGTCCGGCGATGGAATTGGAAGAAACGCATTGGAACTGGACGATGAACATCAACAGCAAAGCGCTGTTGTTTTGCGCGCAGGAAGCGGCTAAAAGAATGGAGCAAGTCGGCGGCGGGAAAATTGTCAGCATCAGTTCGCTCGGATCGATCCGCTATTTGGAAAACTATACGGCAGTCGGCGTCTCGAAAGCGGCGCTTGAAGCGCTGACCCGCTACTTGGCGGTCGAGCTGGCGCCGAAAAACATCGCGGTGAACGCCGTTTCCGGCGGAGCGGTCGATACCGATGCGCTGAAGCATTTCCCGAATCGCGATGAACTCCTCGCTGACGCCGCGGCGAACACGCCGGCCGGCCGCCCGGTCAAACCGGAAGATCTCGTCAATGCTGTAATGTTTTTATTGTCGGATGCCGCTGAGATGATCCGGGGGCAGACGATCATTGTCGACGGTGGAAGATCTTTACTGTTGTAA
- a CDS encoding small, acid-soluble spore protein K, producing the protein MRNKAHNFPNQNNNKFEGEPRAKAEYASKRADGTTNTHPQERMRASGERSDFF; encoded by the coding sequence GTGCGGAACAAAGCGCACAACTTCCCGAACCAAAACAACAACAAGTTCGAAGGCGAACCGCGCGCCAAGGCCGAGTACGCCTCGAAGCGGGCCGACGGCACGACCAACACCCACCCGCAAGAACGGATGCGCGCCTCCGGCGAACGAAGCGATTTCTTTTAA
- the recX gene encoding recombination regulator RecX, with protein MGTIADIVVTEQNAERFWIVVHRDGAPPLRLTVDQDVLLQFRLKKGMEISDDLLQHIVYADEVKKAYQQALYFLARRMRSEHEVVVHLRKKGFSDLVVKEVLKKLHKERYVDDEAFAAAYVRTQKKTAAKGPLLVRAELERLGVPDRLIEQSLAEYTLDEQMAVARSLYQKAKKQRRAESERVFLERVRQQLMRKGFPQEVITAVLADGSVHTEQEEWEALRVQAEKAHRRYAHHPRPLYEQKMRQALYRRGFALDLINEWLRMHGDGE; from the coding sequence ATGGGAACGATTGCCGACATTGTCGTAACCGAACAAAATGCTGAACGATTTTGGATTGTCGTGCACCGTGACGGCGCACCGCCGTTGAGATTAACAGTTGATCAAGATGTATTGCTTCAATTCCGCTTGAAAAAAGGGATGGAGATCAGCGACGACTTGCTTCAACATATTGTGTATGCCGATGAGGTGAAAAAGGCGTATCAGCAGGCGCTTTACTTTTTAGCCCGCCGGATGCGTTCTGAGCACGAGGTTGTCGTACACCTTCGAAAAAAAGGATTTTCCGATCTCGTTGTAAAGGAAGTGCTCAAGAAGCTGCACAAGGAGCGGTATGTGGATGACGAGGCGTTTGCAGCTGCTTATGTGCGCACGCAAAAAAAGACGGCGGCGAAAGGGCCCCTTCTCGTCCGCGCGGAACTGGAACGGCTCGGCGTTCCGGACCGCTTGATTGAGCAGAGCTTGGCGGAGTATACGTTGGATGAACAGATGGCCGTCGCCCGCTCGCTTTACCAAAAGGCGAAAAAGCAGCGCCGGGCAGAATCAGAGCGCGTGTTTTTGGAACGGGTGCGGCAACAGCTGATGCGCAAAGGGTTTCCGCAGGAGGTGATCACCGCCGTTTTGGCGGATGGCAGTGTTCACACTGAACAAGAAGAATGGGAGGCGCTCCGTGTTCAGGCGGAGAAAGCACACCGCCGTTATGCGCACCACCCGCGGCCGCTTTATGAGCAAAAAATGCGCCAAGCCCTGTACCGAAGAGGATTCGCGCTTGATTTGATCAATGAATGGCTGCGCATGCACGGCGATGGGGAGTGA